The following proteins are encoded in a genomic region of Hoeflea phototrophica DFL-43:
- a CDS encoding chemotaxis protein CheW has product MIGEREFCISGQVVHEIRDWAPAPPLPHSPRHLHNVITVGGMTVPLMDMSDSLGLGQTDPVKRHAVIVVVNGSRRAALLVDSVSGRVSVRADRIQQVAGASDNGKSRAISGIANIEDRMVCVVKPDAMFGAYGSEAA; this is encoded by the coding sequence ATGATTGGAGAACGTGAGTTCTGCATCAGTGGCCAAGTTGTACACGAGATCCGTGACTGGGCTCCGGCACCGCCGCTGCCGCATTCACCCCGCCACCTCCACAACGTAATCACGGTGGGTGGCATGACTGTGCCGCTAATGGATATGTCGGACAGTCTTGGCTTGGGCCAGACAGACCCTGTCAAACGCCACGCTGTCATTGTGGTTGTGAACGGAAGCAGACGTGCTGCGCTTCTGGTTGATTCAGTCTCCGGCCGGGTTTCGGTTCGCGCAGACCGGATTCAGCAGGTTGCCGGAGCCTCAGACAACGGCAAGAGCCGCGCCATCAGCGGCATTGCAAACATCGAAGACCGAATGGTCTGTGTAGTAAAACCCGACGCCATGTTTGGCGCATATGGAAGTGAGGCCGCATGA
- a CDS encoding protein-glutamate O-methyltransferase has translation MSAAAILQSGKPGDCLVNGEYPLTRKDLSDIAAMIYSDAGIALNETKASLVYSRLSKRLRQIGLRSFREYCELVGSAQGADERREMLSFLTTNFTRFFRENHHFEHLRDEVLPGLVARAKSGGRVRIWSAGCSDGQEPYSIALTVLGMVPNATTYDIRILATDIDPKIIAQAKAGIYDEQSIETVTPAMRKQWFTKVDERRYQVNDQVKQLITFRELNLMAQWPFRGPFDVIFCRNVVIYFDEPTQARIWIRYADLLPPGGHLYIGHSERLSGDGKDRFENTNITTYRHKGGTGRS, from the coding sequence ATGAGCGCCGCCGCAATTTTACAGTCTGGCAAGCCAGGCGATTGTCTCGTCAATGGCGAATATCCGCTGACCCGCAAGGATCTGTCGGATATTGCCGCAATGATCTATTCCGATGCAGGCATTGCGCTGAACGAAACCAAGGCCTCCTTGGTGTATTCGCGGCTGTCAAAGCGTCTGCGGCAGATCGGTCTTCGCAGCTTCAGGGAGTATTGCGAACTGGTCGGCTCCGCTCAGGGGGCTGACGAGCGGCGGGAAATGCTCAGCTTTCTCACCACCAATTTCACCCGTTTTTTCCGCGAAAACCACCATTTCGAGCATCTGCGCGATGAAGTGCTGCCTGGCCTTGTGGCCCGTGCGAAGTCTGGCGGTCGGGTGCGGATCTGGTCTGCAGGTTGTTCGGATGGCCAGGAGCCATACTCGATCGCCCTGACAGTGCTGGGCATGGTTCCCAATGCTACAACCTACGACATCCGGATCCTTGCGACGGATATCGATCCGAAGATCATTGCCCAGGCCAAGGCCGGTATCTATGACGAGCAGTCGATTGAGACGGTCACTCCCGCCATGCGCAAGCAATGGTTCACAAAGGTCGACGAGAGACGGTATCAGGTCAATGACCAGGTCAAGCAGCTGATCACCTTCCGCGAACTCAATCTGATGGCGCAATGGCCGTTCCGCGGCCCCTTTGATGTCATCTTCTGCCGCAACGTCGTAATCTACTTCGATGAACCGACACAGGCACGGATCTGGATCCGCTACGCCGACCTTCTGCCTCCAGGCGGCCACCTCTACATCGGCCATTCCGAACGTCTGTCGGGCGATGGCAAGGACCGTTTTGAGAACACAAACATCACCACCTATCGCCACAAGGGGGGCACCGGACGCTCATGA
- a CDS encoding protein-glutamate methylesterase/protein-glutamine glutaminase, whose translation MTPKARVLVVDDSPTMRGLIKAVLRSDPGIDVVGEAGDAMEARAAIKQLNPDVITLDIEMPDMNGLEFLEKIMKLRPMPVIMVSTLTHRGAEATLAALEIGAFDCVGKPVPGDPTPFGQLAEIVKAAARSQRHLPDTAASGQAAHTHSAPSDYQPSRKIIAIGASTGGVEALIAVLTKFPANCPPTVITQHMPSTFTKSFAERLDRLCAPKVKEAEDGDRLQIGQIYLAPGGERHMEVANTMAPRCLLSEGGPVNGHRPSVDVLFDSVVKVAGKKAVGVILTGMGRDGAAGLLRMRQAGAETIGQNEKTCVVYGMPRVAKELGGVCHEVPLNSIGEEILSLTTTTSRKDRVA comes from the coding sequence ATGACCCCAAAAGCACGTGTACTTGTTGTTGATGATTCCCCAACGATGCGTGGCCTGATCAAGGCCGTGCTTCGAAGCGATCCCGGTATCGATGTTGTGGGGGAAGCTGGTGATGCCATGGAGGCGCGCGCCGCCATCAAGCAGCTTAATCCCGATGTCATCACGCTCGACATCGAAATGCCGGACATGAACGGCCTGGAGTTCTTGGAAAAGATCATGAAGCTCCGTCCGATGCCGGTGATCATGGTTTCGACCCTGACCCACCGCGGCGCGGAAGCAACATTGGCTGCTCTCGAGATCGGGGCGTTCGATTGCGTCGGCAAGCCGGTGCCGGGCGATCCGACACCTTTCGGTCAACTCGCCGAAATCGTCAAAGCGGCAGCGCGCTCACAGCGCCATCTCCCCGATACTGCGGCTTCGGGGCAAGCGGCGCATACCCATTCGGCGCCCAGCGATTACCAGCCTTCGCGCAAGATCATTGCAATCGGGGCCTCCACCGGAGGCGTTGAAGCCCTGATCGCGGTACTTACCAAATTTCCGGCGAACTGCCCGCCGACCGTCATCACCCAGCACATGCCATCGACCTTCACCAAGAGTTTTGCTGAACGTCTTGATCGCCTATGTGCGCCCAAGGTCAAGGAAGCCGAGGATGGTGACCGGCTCCAGATCGGGCAGATCTATCTCGCCCCCGGTGGCGAGCGCCATATGGAGGTTGCCAACACCATGGCGCCACGCTGCCTGCTGTCTGAGGGTGGGCCCGTCAACGGTCACCGTCCGTCAGTCGATGTCCTGTTTGATTCCGTCGTCAAGGTGGCCGGTAAGAAAGCTGTCGGTGTAATCCTCACAGGCATGGGCCGCGACGGCGCGGCAGGGCTCCTTAGAATGCGCCAGGCTGGCGCCGAAACCATCGGTCAAAACGAGAAGACCTGCGTGGTTTATGGCATGCCCCGGGTGGCGAAGGAACTTGGCGGTGTCTGCCACGAGGTCCCTCTCAATTCGATTGGTGAGGAAATTCTCAGTTTAACTACAACAACCTCTCGCAAAGATAGGGTCGCGTGA
- a CDS encoding response regulator, producing the protein MSIAQKIKVLIVDDQVTSRLLLGDALQQLGFTQITVAGDGEQGAKIMTQQPHHLVISDFNMPKMDGLGLLQAVRSNPATKRAAFIMLTAQGDRALVQKAAALGANNVLAKPFTIEKMKAAIEAVFGALK; encoded by the coding sequence ATGTCTATTGCACAAAAAATCAAGGTACTTATCGTTGATGACCAAGTAACCAGCCGGTTGCTTCTCGGCGACGCACTTCAGCAACTCGGATTCACCCAGATTACGGTGGCCGGAGATGGTGAGCAAGGTGCAAAAATCATGACTCAGCAGCCACACCATCTTGTTATCTCCGATTTCAACATGCCCAAGATGGATGGTCTCGGTTTGCTGCAGGCGGTTCGGAGCAATCCGGCGACCAAACGGGCGGCATTTATCATGCTGACCGCTCAGGGCGACCGGGCGCTTGTTCAGAAAGCTGCAGCGCTGGGTGCAAACAACGTGCTTGCAAAGCCGTTCACGATTGAAAAAATGAAAGCGGCCATCGAGGCCGTGTTTGGAGCTCTAAAGTGA
- the cheD gene encoding chemoreceptor glutamine deamidase CheD, whose protein sequence is MTLEAPVKRVHVIQGEFKVSDDPNVVLSTILGSCVAACMRDPVAGVGGMNHFLLPGDGNGSGGEATRYGVHLMELLINGLLKKGARRERIEAKIIGGAKTIAGFSNVGEKNAEFAHQFLGDEGIRVVGSNVGGDVGRKLEYFPVSGRARQYPLTGAETQKTVALEKAPPRVIAPKPAAEESIEFF, encoded by the coding sequence GTGACGCTGGAAGCACCAGTAAAAAGAGTTCACGTCATTCAGGGCGAGTTCAAGGTCTCGGATGACCCCAACGTTGTCCTTTCCACCATTCTTGGGTCATGTGTTGCAGCATGCATGCGTGACCCGGTGGCTGGCGTTGGTGGCATGAACCATTTTCTTCTGCCTGGCGATGGCAACGGATCTGGTGGTGAAGCCACACGCTATGGCGTGCATCTGATGGAGCTGCTGATCAACGGCCTGCTCAAGAAGGGTGCTCGCCGCGAACGCATCGAAGCCAAGATCATCGGCGGCGCGAAAACCATCGCCGGCTTTTCCAACGTTGGCGAGAAGAATGCGGAGTTTGCGCATCAGTTCCTCGGCGATGAAGGCATTCGCGTCGTCGGCAGCAATGTCGGCGGAGACGTCGGACGCAAACTGGAATATTTTCCGGTAAGTGGTCGAGCCAGGCAATATCCTCTCACCGGTGCTGAAACACAGAAGACCGTGGCGCTGGAGAAAGCGCCGCCAAGAGTTATTGCACCGAAGCCAGCAGCCGAAGAATCGATCGAGTTTTTCTAG
- the fliF gene encoding flagellar basal-body MS-ring/collar protein FliF: MSLLNQLSQIGKNLASLGQARMLTLGGVGAASVALIIAAALFLNKPARETLYIGLSGEDMTQISLVLAESNIDFASGLDGNSITVPAGMTSRARMLLAERGLPSSNTAGYELFDKVGSLGLTSFMQEVTRVRALEGEIARTIQSINGISAARVHLVMADRGNFRRGEQQPSASVMVRTGTNLAPRTANSIRHLVASSVPGLNVDEVTVLDATGQLLATGDDFSNSNLNRSLSIVQLVQNEVETNIEKALAPFLGIENFRASVTATVNTDSQQVQETIFDPESRVERSTRVTRENQTSNQSATDTPATVEQNIPDQGPAAGGAAGPQSSELAERKEEQTNYEINSKVISTVRNSYTVEGLSVAVVVNRARIADMYGGAPTEEQTAAFLAEVQTLVNLAAGVDDERGDRANITVMDFMASELLTADAAQGGFGDTLKTHIGTIINAIAFITVAVLLIMFGFRPLLGAGKTAEQAEDAVDDIGLELPDFSPAAMGGPGAMPMEGFGADFGFGEDGDSELEMEESGSFNRRVKEGPERRLARMVEINEERAAKILRQWSSGEAA, translated from the coding sequence ATGAGTCTGTTGAACCAGCTATCCCAGATCGGAAAAAACCTTGCATCCCTTGGCCAGGCCAGGATGCTTACTCTCGGTGGGGTTGGCGCAGCGTCTGTGGCGCTTATCATTGCAGCAGCGCTGTTCCTGAACAAGCCGGCGCGTGAAACGCTCTACATCGGCCTTTCTGGCGAGGACATGACCCAGATCAGCCTGGTGCTTGCTGAATCCAACATCGATTTTGCTTCAGGCCTCGACGGAAACTCGATCACCGTGCCAGCCGGCATGACCAGCCGGGCACGGATGTTGCTGGCAGAGCGTGGCCTGCCATCCTCCAACACTGCCGGTTACGAGCTGTTTGACAAGGTCGGGTCGTTGGGCCTGACGAGCTTCATGCAGGAGGTTACGCGGGTCCGCGCGCTGGAGGGCGAGATCGCCCGCACAATTCAGTCGATCAATGGAATATCTGCCGCGCGGGTTCACCTCGTTATGGCTGACCGGGGCAATTTCCGTCGTGGCGAACAGCAGCCATCGGCATCCGTCATGGTCCGCACCGGAACAAACCTGGCGCCACGCACTGCAAATTCGATCCGGCACTTGGTTGCTTCCTCTGTGCCCGGCCTGAATGTTGATGAAGTCACTGTGCTTGATGCGACTGGCCAACTGCTCGCCACCGGTGATGATTTTTCGAACTCAAATCTCAACCGCTCGCTGTCGATCGTGCAACTGGTTCAAAACGAGGTCGAAACGAACATCGAAAAGGCACTGGCGCCATTTCTCGGCATAGAAAATTTCCGTGCAAGTGTTACGGCAACGGTCAATACGGACAGCCAGCAAGTCCAGGAAACCATCTTTGATCCCGAATCCCGCGTGGAGCGGTCGACCCGGGTGACGCGCGAAAACCAGACGTCCAACCAGTCGGCGACGGATACCCCTGCAACGGTCGAGCAGAACATTCCCGATCAGGGGCCTGCCGCCGGGGGCGCAGCCGGGCCGCAGTCAAGCGAACTGGCCGAGCGCAAGGAAGAGCAGACCAACTACGAAATCAATTCCAAGGTGATTTCGACCGTGCGCAACAGTTACACAGTCGAGGGTCTGTCGGTCGCTGTTGTGGTCAATCGGGCGCGGATCGCCGATATGTATGGTGGCGCACCGACGGAAGAGCAAACCGCCGCCTTCCTCGCTGAAGTCCAGACACTGGTCAATTTGGCGGCAGGCGTCGACGATGAGCGTGGGGATCGTGCCAACATCACCGTCATGGACTTCATGGCCAGTGAATTGCTCACCGCAGATGCAGCGCAGGGCGGGTTCGGTGACACTCTGAAAACCCATATCGGGACCATCATCAATGCCATCGCCTTCATCACAGTTGCCGTGTTGCTGATCATGTTCGGCTTCCGTCCTCTGCTCGGGGCAGGCAAGACTGCCGAGCAAGCTGAAGACGCTGTCGACGATATCGGCCTTGAACTGCCCGACTTCTCCCCTGCGGCTATGGGTGGACCTGGGGCTATGCCGATGGAAGGCTTCGGTGCCGACTTTGGATTTGGTGAGGATGGCGATTCCGAATTGGAGATGGAGGAGTCCGGATCCTTCAACCGTCGCGTCAAGGAAGGGCCGGAGCGTCGTCTCGCCCGCATGGTCGAGATCAACGAAGAGCGCGCCGCCAAGATTCTCAGGCAGTGGTCTTCAGGCGAAGCGGCCTGA
- the visN gene encoding transcriptional regulator VisN, with translation MIARAAFIQQIEDRTICGSIANGFDLISDYTGAKCYLVARYDHYSDRHHDFVLTSNWPFDLVRNLGAGLVDAQARTSEVSRCLHAFEPLFQDVDGVAVNLPENLSPRVCLVPYNVGKVRLLMALLFEKDAFVSHDRIRDAALAASYHAVHFTEITTTSDSLSDLTDREVECLSWIGEGKTSDEIALIIGISRNTVNNYITSIMNKTGAKTRSEAVAFAVRQRII, from the coding sequence ATGATCGCGCGGGCGGCGTTTATCCAGCAGATTGAAGACAGGACGATATGCGGGAGCATTGCAAACGGGTTTGATCTGATATCAGACTACACAGGGGCAAAATGCTATCTGGTTGCGAGATACGATCACTATTCCGATCGCCATCATGATTTTGTCCTGACATCAAACTGGCCTTTTGATCTTGTCCGCAATCTGGGTGCGGGACTTGTTGATGCACAGGCGCGCACCAGTGAAGTCAGCCGCTGTCTGCACGCTTTCGAGCCGTTGTTTCAGGATGTGGACGGCGTTGCGGTCAATCTGCCCGAAAACCTGTCTCCACGGGTCTGTCTGGTGCCCTACAATGTCGGCAAGGTTCGCCTCCTGATGGCCTTGTTGTTTGAAAAGGATGCGTTCGTATCCCACGACCGTATCAGAGATGCGGCTTTGGCCGCTTCCTATCATGCCGTGCATTTCACCGAGATAACCACGACGAGTGACAGTCTGTCCGATCTTACCGACCGCGAAGTTGAATGTCTTTCCTGGATTGGCGAAGGCAAGACCAGCGACGAGATCGCGCTGATCATTGGCATCTCGCGCAATACGGTCAACAACTACATTACCAGCATCATGAACAAGACTGGAGCAAAAACCCGGTCGGAGGCGGTTGCTTTTGCAGTTCGCCAGCGCATCATATGA
- a CDS encoding helix-turn-helix transcriptional regulator, with protein sequence MAGSTADLFPKLVAMQRQCAAAGFAVMSAREQTLLAAGNLDITMKSPGCDAMAGPLLKSQMGFLLRHLDSSPRPILYAANSDAVPSPPPALPLMQTEEGRTDLLFPVSLGAMGNGYIGFFGVDGAIDSELLIDLHRKSLAMMRETLRLAFGAAPVADKLNEREIECLQLVGNGMKSEAIGERLNLSVHTVNAYLGSATTKLDAVNRIQAIAKSIRLGIIA encoded by the coding sequence ATGGCAGGTTCGACCGCTGATCTGTTCCCCAAATTGGTGGCGATGCAACGGCAATGCGCGGCGGCTGGTTTTGCTGTGATGTCGGCTCGCGAGCAAACCTTGCTGGCGGCCGGCAATCTTGACATCACCATGAAAAGCCCTGGATGCGATGCAATGGCCGGTCCCTTGCTGAAATCGCAGATGGGGTTCCTGCTGAGGCATCTCGACAGCTCTCCGCGGCCAATTCTTTATGCTGCAAACAGTGATGCGGTGCCCAGCCCACCGCCGGCGCTGCCTCTCATGCAGACAGAAGAAGGCCGTACCGACCTTCTGTTTCCCGTCAGTCTTGGGGCGATGGGCAACGGTTACATCGGTTTCTTCGGGGTTGATGGCGCCATCGACAGTGAACTGTTGATCGACCTGCACCGCAAATCCCTGGCCATGATGCGTGAAACCCTGCGGCTGGCATTCGGAGCGGCGCCGGTGGCGGACAAGCTCAATGAACGTGAAATCGAGTGCCTGCAGCTTGTCGGCAATGGCATGAAGAGCGAAGCCATCGGCGAAAGGTTGAATTTGTCGGTTCACACGGTCAATGCATATCTGGGCTCGGCCACAACCAAACTCGACGCGGTCAATCGCATTCAGGCGATCGCCAAGTCGATCCGGCTCGGCATCATCGCTTGA
- the flhB gene encoding flagellar biosynthesis protein FlhB: MAEGEDKDSKTEEPTEKKLRDAIDKGNIPFSREVPIFASILGTLLFLVFFLPSAASRFTNSLRDLFEQSDDWRLETGGDAVALFQSLFIEAGVVMVPAFALLMGFGIAASVLQNMPSPVLDRIQPKLERISIVKGFGRIYGIKGMVEFAKSMFKIIAVSLFVSIAMKDEFFRSLDFMFMDPTLVVPDMARIAAKVVAVVLISTALLAVLDVLWTRYSWHNDQKMSKQDIKDELKQSDGDPIVKARQRSLARDRARRRMIAEVPRATMVIANPTHFAVALRYVREEGGAPVVIAKGQDLIALKIREVAEAHGIPVFEDPPLARSMFAQVSVDNFIPAVFYKAVAELVHRIYTDKSKPQTAGAQS, encoded by the coding sequence ATGGCTGAAGGCGAAGACAAAGACAGTAAAACAGAAGAACCCACCGAGAAAAAACTCCGCGATGCCATCGACAAGGGCAATATCCCTTTCAGCCGCGAAGTCCCGATTTTTGCCTCGATCCTGGGCACCTTGTTGTTTCTGGTCTTCTTTCTGCCGTCCGCCGCAAGCCGATTTACAAACTCCCTGCGCGACCTTTTCGAGCAGTCCGACGATTGGCGCCTGGAGACAGGTGGCGATGCGGTGGCGCTGTTTCAGTCCCTGTTCATAGAGGCCGGGGTGGTGATGGTTCCCGCCTTTGCCTTGCTGATGGGGTTCGGTATTGCCGCCTCGGTTCTGCAAAACATGCCAAGTCCCGTGCTTGACCGGATTCAGCCCAAGCTTGAGAGAATATCGATCGTCAAAGGCTTCGGCCGGATCTACGGCATCAAAGGCATGGTGGAATTCGCCAAATCCATGTTCAAGATCATCGCGGTCTCGCTTTTTGTCAGCATCGCCATGAAGGACGAATTCTTCCGGTCGCTTGATTTCATGTTCATGGATCCGACGCTGGTCGTTCCGGACATGGCGCGGATTGCGGCCAAGGTGGTCGCGGTGGTACTGATTTCCACCGCGCTGCTCGCTGTCCTGGATGTGTTGTGGACCCGCTATAGCTGGCACAACGACCAGAAAATGAGCAAGCAGGACATCAAGGATGAACTGAAGCAGTCGGATGGCGATCCGATCGTAAAGGCGCGCCAACGCTCGCTGGCTCGCGACCGCGCCCGGCGCCGGATGATTGCCGAGGTTCCACGCGCGACCATGGTGATCGCCAATCCAACACACTTTGCGGTGGCTCTGCGCTATGTTCGCGAAGAGGGTGGCGCCCCGGTGGTGATTGCGAAGGGCCAGGACCTGATCGCGCTCAAAATCCGCGAAGTTGCCGAGGCTCACGGGATCCCGGTTTTTGAAGATCCGCCGCTCGCCCGCTCCATGTTTGCACAAGTCTCGGTCGATAATTTCATCCCAGCAGTGTTCTACAAGGCTGTGGCAGAGCTCGTACATCGGATCTACACAGACAAATCGAAGCCCCAAACCGCAGGCGCCCAATCATGA
- a CDS encoding flagellar motor switch protein FliG: protein MVGYNEFDTPGTNVGTALTPTEKAAAVLLAMGKPVAGKLLKFFEQEELQEIIHCAQNLRSIKPQELIELVNEFEELFSEGTGLMDNAKAMEGILEEGLTPEEVDGLLGRRTQFQAFETTVWERLQDLDSTRVAKFLQEEHPQTAAYVVSMLPTAFAGKTLMKLPEQSRVEIVRRAVELKAVNPRAAEIIEARVRELVDEMEAEKANTGSVKVADIMNELSKPDVESLLGALETVSQSAVEKVRPRIFLFDDIEFMPQRSRVTLFNDISGDVITTALRGSENGVREAVLSAIGARQRRMIESDLASGEAGVSTREIAIARRTIAQEAIRLAGLDQLTLREDAPAAAEAEAA, encoded by the coding sequence ATGGTTGGCTACAACGAGTTCGATACCCCAGGAACCAACGTTGGCACGGCATTGACGCCGACCGAGAAGGCTGCCGCCGTGCTTCTCGCCATGGGCAAACCAGTTGCAGGAAAACTCCTGAAGTTCTTCGAACAGGAAGAATTGCAGGAGATTATTCATTGCGCGCAGAATCTGCGAAGCATCAAGCCGCAGGAGCTGATCGAGCTGGTCAACGAGTTTGAAGAGTTGTTCAGCGAAGGCACAGGCCTGATGGACAATGCCAAAGCCATGGAAGGCATCCTCGAAGAAGGCCTGACGCCTGAAGAGGTTGACGGCCTGCTGGGTCGCCGTACTCAGTTTCAAGCCTTCGAGACGACCGTCTGGGAGCGTTTGCAGGATCTCGATTCGACCCGGGTGGCCAAATTCCTGCAGGAGGAACATCCGCAAACGGCCGCCTATGTCGTCTCGATGCTTCCCACCGCTTTTGCCGGCAAGACCCTGATGAAGCTGCCCGAACAATCCCGCGTCGAAATTGTCCGCCGTGCTGTTGAACTCAAGGCTGTCAATCCCCGCGCCGCCGAGATCATCGAGGCACGGGTGCGCGAGCTGGTCGATGAAATGGAGGCCGAGAAGGCGAACACAGGTTCGGTCAAGGTCGCGGACATCATGAACGAGCTTTCCAAGCCGGATGTTGAATCTCTGTTGGGTGCGCTTGAAACCGTTTCGCAGTCGGCAGTCGAAAAGGTCCGGCCGCGTATCTTCCTGTTCGATGACATCGAGTTCATGCCGCAGCGCAGCCGTGTTACGCTGTTCAACGACATTTCAGGCGACGTCATCACCACCGCGCTGCGCGGTTCCGAAAACGGCGTGCGCGAGGCCGTGCTCTCCGCTATCGGCGCACGGCAACGGCGCATGATCGAATCCGATCTGGCATCAGGAGAAGCCGGGGTCAGCACCAGGGAAATCGCCATAGCACGCCGCACCATCGCCCAGGAGGCGATCCGGCTTGCCGGTCTTGATCAACTGACATTGCGCGAAGACGCTCCGGCGGCAGCCGAAGCCGAAGCGGCCTGA
- the fliN gene encoding flagellar motor switch protein FliN, which produces MAGENATDDDFNPAPLDDGAIDDAVGDLRDVLKKDAGEAPVLNDESMDGMGGAASLDSDFGADFGNDSAAAADDPFNIGDAPETGAAEFGGDDLSMGAPDLGATDFGGTADFGGTDFGGDTDFGGGADFGGAAGQDFGAAAAAAPGPTLGATGANTRVDLVMGIPVDVQIILGSSRMAVSSLMELSEGATIALDRKIGEPVEIMVNGKMIGRGEITVLDSDDTKFAVRIIEVIGAPQKKTD; this is translated from the coding sequence ATGGCTGGGGAAAACGCAACAGACGACGATTTCAATCCAGCGCCGCTCGATGACGGCGCCATCGACGACGCTGTCGGCGATCTGCGCGACGTATTGAAGAAAGACGCCGGTGAAGCGCCGGTTCTCAACGATGAAAGCATGGATGGTATGGGGGGCGCTGCTTCTTTGGACTCAGATTTCGGTGCGGATTTCGGAAACGATTCGGCTGCAGCAGCAGATGATCCGTTCAACATTGGCGACGCACCGGAAACAGGCGCTGCCGAATTCGGTGGCGATGATCTGAGCATGGGTGCTCCCGATCTTGGGGCGACAGATTTTGGCGGGACTGCTGATTTCGGCGGCACCGATTTCGGCGGCGACACCGATTTCGGCGGCGGTGCTGATTTCGGCGGTGCTGCAGGGCAGGACTTCGGCGCAGCGGCAGCAGCCGCTCCGGGGCCGACGCTGGGCGCGACCGGGGCAAACACCCGTGTTGACCTGGTCATGGGCATTCCTGTTGATGTGCAGATCATCCTCGGCTCGAGCCGGATGGCAGTGTCCTCATTGATGGAACTCTCGGAAGGGGCAACAATCGCACTCGACCGCAAGATCGGCGAGCCGGTCGAAATCATGGTCAATGGCAAGATGATCGGCCGTGGGGAAATCACGGTTCTGGATTCGGATGACACAAAGTTCGCCGTCCGAATCATCGAAGTCATCGGTGCTCCACAGAAGAAGACAGACTGA
- a CDS encoding FliM/FliN family flagellar motor switch protein, translating into MTNSAKDSKTDTYEFDPELLDRMIGAKGDAAVIEAKCHSLQSAMCGPLERAFEMATNVHLSARPGEIQQGSRRQLLSVFGQDAVFCDTWIEGWSRDISALCGTKLVIAMVECLLGGSDPEELDIAARPLSGIELDMSLVVFEQLNDTLREVASKDPTAKAGAGKPMLDIPEAEDDPKPDFHAAAITLELQFGSVVTPLTLILPQSILLKTKPITSKKNAPNAVDDDWAERLNARVSRSQINLQAAVALAPLPVGEISRLQVGDLIGFAQTGDIEVTLSANGKALYTCALGKSGARYMVKVEGDAGPDENWRSDFS; encoded by the coding sequence ATGACAAACAGCGCAAAAGACTCCAAAACCGATACCTACGAGTTCGATCCGGAACTTCTGGACAGGATGATCGGTGCCAAAGGCGATGCCGCTGTCATCGAAGCCAAATGCCACTCGCTTCAAAGCGCAATGTGCGGACCGCTTGAGCGGGCCTTCGAAATGGCCACCAATGTGCATCTCTCAGCCCGTCCCGGAGAAATCCAGCAAGGGTCGCGGCGTCAGTTGCTTTCGGTCTTCGGACAGGATGCGGTGTTTTGCGATACCTGGATCGAGGGCTGGTCGAGGGACATCTCTGCGCTGTGCGGCACCAAGCTGGTCATCGCGATGGTGGAATGCCTGCTGGGCGGCTCGGATCCCGAAGAACTCGATATCGCAGCGCGGCCGCTTTCGGGCATTGAGCTCGACATGTCGCTGGTGGTTTTCGAGCAGCTCAATGATACGCTTCGCGAGGTCGCTTCCAAAGACCCGACGGCAAAAGCCGGCGCGGGCAAGCCAATGCTCGATATCCCCGAGGCGGAAGACGATCCAAAACCCGATTTCCATGCTGCGGCGATCACACTGGAGTTGCAGTTCGGATCGGTTGTTACGCCGCTCACCCTTATCCTGCCGCAATCCATTTTGCTGAAGACAAAACCCATCACCAGCAAGAAAAACGCGCCGAATGCGGTCGACGACGACTGGGCCGAACGGCTGAACGCGCGGGTGTCGCGCTCTCAGATCAATCTGCAGGCGGCGGTGGCGCTGGCGCCATTGCCGGTCGGTGAGATCAGCCGGCTGCAGGTGGGTGATCTGATCGGCTTCGCCCAAACCGGCGATATCGAAGTGACGCTCAGCGCCAATGGCAAGGCACTCTACACCTGCGCTCTGGGGAAATCCGGGGCGCGCTATATGGTCAAGGTCGAAGGCGACGCCGGGCCAGACGAAAACTGGAGATCGGACTTTTCATGA